A portion of the Corticium candelabrum chromosome 5, ooCorCand1.1, whole genome shotgun sequence genome contains these proteins:
- the LOC134179482 gene encoding E3 ubiquitin-protein ligase MYLIP-like, translating to MVICYITEPSGSICRVTVERGARGEDCFVSVCEQLRLVEKHFFGLQFVSKHGLVMWLNERNPICLQLPAKEPYRMKLRVRFFVDPKLLCTDKARDLFFDQLYDDILRGTRFRFDPADDTSGDMSKAVYLSGLLAQMEHGNISEIDHIGYRQYFPGLKQETIRQEHRRNVGLSRAEAQMTFLDEVASWQYYTMQVIDNLFQVRPSSSDRSVSLGITDNTVVLFDAQKRTLLSFPVGAVRETSYCDNFFKVKYSLDSQNSENLEKIKLRACTWTRRGHMSLHRLFWEMQEFYSSDRVRCDLLTRRHRNMRGDLLSLLGFKRRAKFYRIYTFSLPTTLNLATMMWTKQEEHDKAKSATEEKNTIKSNGRSWKSNDLKAILSYVQDVEPSITSTDDKDVQEAWVNLSNVCNSVSCIICLQRPRSVRYACGHVFCCAHCTVRITSCAVCRAQTSSKSRVYMFTPLVSDLAETAKK from the exons ATGGTCATCTGCTATATTACCGAGCCTAGCGGTTCCATTTGCCGCGTCACAGTTGAGCGGGGCGCTCGCGGTGAAGACTGCTTTGTCTCG GTATGCGAGCAGCTTCGACTTGTCGAAAAACACTTTTTCGGCCTACAATTTGTGTCAAAACACGGTCTAGTTATGTGGCTCAACGAACGAAATCCCATCTGTCTGCAATTACCTGCCAAAGAACCGTACCGAATGAAACTTCGAGTCAGGTTCTTCGTCGATCCCAAACTTCTCTGCACCGACAAGGCACG AGATCTTTTCTTCGACCAGCTGTATGACGATATTCTACGCGGTACCCGATTTCGTTTCGACCCAGCCGACGACACGAGCGGAGACATGTCGAAAGCCGTCTATTTGAGCGGATTATTAGCTCAAATGGAACACGGTAATATTTCTGAAATCGACCATATTGGGTACCGTCAATACTTTCCGGGACTGAAACAAGAGACTATACGACAAGAACACAGGAGaaatgtag GCTTGAGCAGAGCAGAAGCTCAAATGACCTTTCTAGACGAAGTTGCATCTTGGCAGTACTATACAATGCAAGTGATTGATAATCTCTTCCAAGTTCGGCCATCCTCTTCTGATCGATCAGTGTCGCTCGGTATCACTGATAATACTGTCGTTTTGTTTGACGCTCAGAAACGAACTCTTCTCTC ATTCCCTGTTGGAGCTGTCAGAGAAACTTCATATTGTGACAATTTCTTCAAAGTCAAATATTCACTCGACTCACAAAATTCAGAAAATCTAGAGAAGATTAAACTAAGAGCATGCACTTGGACACGTCGTGGTCACATGTCATTGCACCGTCTCTTCTGGGAAATGCAAGAGTTTTACTCTTCAGATCGCGTCCGTTGTGATCTATTGACAAGGAGACATAGAAATATGAGAGGTGACCTACTGAGTCTTCTCGGCTTTAAACGGAGAGCAAAATTCTACAGAATTTACACGTTCTCTCTGCCCACCACTCTCAACCTCGCAACGATGATGTGGACAAAACAGGAAGAGCACGACAAAGCCAAGAGCGCGACAGAAGAAAAGAACACGATCAAAAGCAATGGCAGATCATGGAAAAGCAATGATCTCAAAGCAATTCTATCGTATGTTCAAGACGTCGAACCATCCATCACCTCCACCGATGACAAAGACGTACAGGAAGCGTGGGTTAACCTTTCAAACGTTTGCAACAGCGTCAGTTGTATTATCTGTCTCCAACGACCAAGATCTGTGCGATACGCATGTGGTCATGTGTTTTGCTGTGCCCATTGCACGGTACGTATTACCTCCTGCGCAGTCTGTCGCGCACAAACTTCATCAAAGAGTCGGGTCTATATGTTTACACCTCTCGTTAGCGATCTTGCAGAAACTGCTAAAAAGTGA
- the LOC134179483 gene encoding dnaJ homolog subfamily C member 24-like yields the protein MEQVEPDLYKRLGIAEDAEFSSIRKAYHTSTRKYHPDKLSSDMSECDRHASVAAFQAVKEAWQTLGDKGRRKQYDQERADAALTSHWLLSSTLDVEDVEYSEDNESYSWSCQCSGLYTVTKDEIEQGCNIICCSSCSLSVHITNSARLRMSMIATSCK from the exons ATGGAGCAAGTGGAACCGGATCTCTACAAAAGACTTGGAATTGCTGAGGATGCTGAGTTTTCGTCTATTAGGAAAGCTTATCATACTTCAACTCGTAAG TATCATCCTGACAAGCTGTCATCTGACATGTCCGAGTGCGACCGACATGCTTCTGTGGCAGCGTTTCAAGCTGTCAAGGAAGCTTGGCAGACACTAGGAGACAAAGGACGACGGAAGCAATACGATCAGGAGAGAGCAG ATGCTGCTCTCACTAGTCACTGGCTCCTGTCTTCTACACTGGATGTTGAAGATGTCGAGTACTCTGAAG ATAACGAGTCATACAGCTGGTCTTGTCAATGCTCAGGTTTGTACACAGTGACGAAAGATGAGATCGAACAAGGTTGCAATATTATTTGCTGCTCAAGTTGTAGTCTAAGCGTACATATTACGAACAGCGCAAGGCTAAGAATGAGTATGATAGCAACCAGCTGTAAGTAA